The following proteins come from a genomic window of Deltaproteobacteria bacterium:
- a CDS encoding carboxypeptidase regulatory-like domain-containing protein: protein MNRWIFRRLISVIPLMAMMAVVLLLISGCSEKEKDKPSTVSGTVTVPLSEARLYIYGEGEDIFAPAMVISEPTGPDGAFSLALFPGRYVGVVRKRESGESAGPVRIGDYKSRPVSFEVKAGTPLTLNFSAVVKVANEKAFPSLQAKGNTGVEGTVYDADGNPAVGVRVHVYDHIQMSERPKYVSEKTGPNGRYLVKVRHGGTYYLAARDRFGGPPQLGDLYGRYDEGTVDPSGVVVHKGEITQGIDIIVHKVW, encoded by the coding sequence ATGAACCGCTGGATTTTTAGACGGCTCATATCCGTTATTCCCCTGATGGCTATGATGGCCGTCGTTCTTCTCCTCATTTCCGGCTGTTCCGAAAAGGAGAAGGACAAGCCGTCCACCGTTTCCGGGACTGTGACGGTTCCCCTGAGCGAAGCGCGCCTCTATATCTATGGCGAGGGAGAGGATATCTTTGCGCCGGCCATGGTTATCTCGGAGCCCACGGGCCCGGACGGCGCGTTTTCCCTGGCCCTTTTCCCGGGGCGGTACGTCGGTGTTGTAAGGAAAAGGGAGTCGGGAGAGAGCGCCGGGCCCGTGAGGATAGGTGATTACAAAAGCCGGCCCGTTTCCTTCGAGGTGAAGGCCGGAACGCCGTTAACCCTGAATTTTTCCGCTGTCGTCAAGGTGGCTAATGAGAAAGCGTTTCCCTCCCTGCAGGCCAAGGGAAATACCGGGGTCGAGGGCACGGTTTACGATGCCGATGGCAATCCCGCGGTGGGTGTACGGGTGCATGTCTATGACCATATTCAGATGTCCGAGCGTCCCAAGTACGTAAGCGAGAAGACCGGCCCGAATGGCCGGTATCTTGTGAAGGTCCGGCATGGCGGCACCTACTATCTGGCGGCACGGGATCGGTTCGGTGGACCTCCACAGCTTGGCGACCTGTACGGGCGATACGATGAGGGAACCGTCGATCCATCCGGGGTAGTGGTTCATAAGGGGGAGATCACCCAGGGCATCGATATCATTGTCCACAAGGTGTGGTGA
- a CDS encoding HEAT repeat domain-containing protein — MMRPLVLVLIAFLTVACSAGDEGVDALARNAAHGDRGAAKRLVLAMGDRTRERSLDAYKSVVSVGNVVIPYLYKGLASDDQDLFEACAAALGNIGSTDSLPALKTALGRKGMRRYAVAWALGEIGDPSVTVLLVRSLATGDVVLRKAAVRALVRLGPSVGPQVLEMLERSDDPKARRAAIRVLGEIKEQAAVPLLTEVEGINRDAAVWALGRIGNPQALQPLLKDLSDERWSVRRQAAQALGNLEDAGAVPALRRTLDDPEAVVREWAARSLETLTGKRVLYRDEDGQIVPPYNLYH; from the coding sequence ATGATGAGACCCTTAGTTCTGGTCCTCATCGCTTTTCTGACGGTCGCATGTTCCGCCGGGGATGAGGGCGTTGACGCCCTGGCCCGTAACGCGGCCCATGGAGACCGCGGAGCGGCCAAAAGGCTTGTCCTGGCCATGGGGGACCGGACCCGGGAAAGGTCCCTGGATGCATATAAGTCGGTGGTGTCCGTCGGGAATGTCGTGATTCCCTACCTGTACAAGGGGTTGGCATCGGATGATCAGGATCTTTTCGAGGCCTGCGCGGCGGCCCTGGGGAATATCGGTTCCACGGACAGCCTTCCGGCGCTGAAGACAGCGCTTGGCCGGAAGGGCATGAGACGGTACGCGGTCGCTTGGGCCCTCGGAGAGATCGGCGACCCCTCTGTCACCGTGCTTCTGGTCCGCTCCCTGGCTACCGGCGATGTGGTCCTGAGGAAGGCCGCTGTCCGAGCGCTGGTTCGGCTGGGCCCATCCGTCGGCCCCCAAGTGCTTGAGATGCTTGAACGGTCGGACGATCCGAAGGCGCGTAGGGCGGCCATACGGGTCCTGGGCGAGATAAAGGAACAGGCCGCCGTACCGCTGCTGACGGAGGTGGAGGGGATCAACAGGGATGCCGCGGTCTGGGCGCTGGGGCGTATCGGGAATCCGCAGGCCCTCCAACCCCTTCTGAAGGACCTTTCCGACGAAAGGTGGTCGGTGCGTCGGCAGGCCGCCCAGGCACTGGGGAACCTGGAGGACGCCGGTGCGGTGCCGGCCCTCCGGCGAACTCTCGACGATCCCGAGGCGGTTGTGAGGGAGTGGGCTGCAAGGTCATTGGAGACCCTTACGGGAAAGCGGGTCCTCTACAGGGACGAGGATGGCCAAATTGTCCCACCTTACAACCTGTATCATTAA
- a CDS encoding 4Fe-4S binding protein: MTFFAFRGVKSHRWIFYDPIKVKRKMMSGISPRFLKSIAFWTVLRGVFLVVFAGMVAVTWGRWGIDGIDVPDPLMYTNVGNLLFWAVWLMGLVVLVPLFGRLWCGVCPLGFLNEIASRWGLSRPFPRPLKNDYSKAVLLLATLLLMGLFRLHHYPGATAVYLAAWGLLAVLLGLVFSGRSLCSYVCPIGGMLGLYSRMAPLEVTIRNRGICEDCESKDCVRGSDVWIRLALGRVRSVFRLRHHPCPVNLSVWDMKGTGRCLGCFNCLRACPYDNVQLSLRAPLAPLWVERYPRYSETALAAVLLGFLLLSYSRFWPGLGSVLAFPASALVPVVGTGAGRVLYLVWVGFLLPTLLIFAPSISVQATRAVSAGGAAFGTWLNSEKASSSIRFWIAPRVRETLSENGEGDEAVVEETDTLRGLSAACLPILIPLIFSGHLVLALVKLNAKLGYLPLGMADPVGIQSYLAIEELELLSRPGLILSIPVLRWITGMVMVGGIALSLVAAARISRREEIPFLPYAVQIGLVGLCFAGGLYKWLF, translated from the coding sequence ATGACATTTTTCGCTTTCCGTGGAGTAAAAAGCCATAGATGGATTTTTTACGACCCTATCAAAGTTAAAAGGAAGATGATGTCGGGTATCTCCCCCCGTTTTTTAAAGAGCATTGCTTTCTGGACAGTCCTCAGGGGCGTCTTCCTGGTGGTCTTTGCGGGAATGGTTGCGGTCACCTGGGGACGTTGGGGGATCGACGGCATCGATGTTCCGGATCCACTCATGTATACAAATGTCGGCAATCTACTCTTCTGGGCGGTTTGGCTGATGGGGCTTGTGGTCCTGGTTCCCCTTTTCGGGAGGCTATGGTGCGGTGTCTGCCCCCTTGGTTTCCTCAACGAAATTGCATCAAGATGGGGCCTTTCCAGACCGTTCCCCAGACCCCTGAAGAATGACTATTCCAAGGCCGTCCTGCTGCTGGCCACCTTGCTGCTTATGGGGCTTTTCCGTTTGCACCATTATCCCGGCGCCACGGCTGTTTACCTGGCCGCATGGGGTCTTCTCGCCGTGCTCCTCGGCCTGGTATTCTCCGGCAGGTCCCTTTGTTCATACGTGTGTCCGATCGGGGGAATGCTCGGCCTCTATTCCAGAATGGCTCCCCTGGAGGTTACCATCAGGAATAGGGGCATTTGCGAGGATTGCGAGAGCAAGGACTGCGTCAGGGGGAGCGACGTGTGGATAAGATTGGCCCTGGGCAGGGTCCGCTCGGTCTTCCGCCTGCGTCATCACCCCTGCCCGGTCAACCTTTCGGTCTGGGACATGAAGGGAACAGGAAGGTGCCTGGGGTGTTTTAATTGCCTGCGAGCCTGTCCCTACGATAACGTTCAGCTTTCATTGCGGGCTCCCCTCGCGCCGCTATGGGTGGAAAGATATCCCCGCTACTCGGAAACCGCCCTGGCAGCTGTGCTTCTGGGGTTTCTGCTCCTGAGCTACAGCCGTTTCTGGCCGGGGCTGGGGTCCGTCCTGGCCTTTCCGGCGAGCGCCCTCGTCCCTGTGGTCGGCACAGGCGCCGGGCGGGTCCTCTATCTGGTCTGGGTCGGGTTTCTGCTCCCGACGTTACTCATCTTTGCGCCTTCCATATCAGTTCAGGCGACCCGGGCCGTCTCAGCCGGGGGAGCGGCGTTTGGAACCTGGTTGAATTCGGAGAAGGCGTCCTCATCCATAAGGTTCTGGATTGCCCCGCGGGTTAGGGAGACCCTCTCTGAAAACGGGGAAGGGGATGAGGCCGTTGTGGAGGAGACCGACACCCTCAGAGGGCTGTCGGCCGCCTGTCTTCCAATCCTGATCCCGCTTATCTTTAGTGGACACCTGGTGCTGGCATTGGTCAAGCTCAACGCTAAGCTGGGCTACCTGCCCCTCGGGATGGCGGATCCGGTGGGGATCCAGTCCTACCTTGCCATTGAGGAACTGGAGTTGTTATCCAGGCCGGGACTTATCCTGTCCATACCCGTTTTAAGATGGATCACCGGGATGGTCATGGTGGGAGGGATCGCCCTCTCCCTTGTGGCGGCGGCCAGGATAAGCAGAAGAGAGGAGATCCCTTTCCTTCCCTATGCGGTGCAGATCGGTCTTGTCGGGTTATGCTTCGCCGGGGGGCTGTATAAGTGGCTCTTTTAA